The genomic DNA GGGCGAACGCCGTCGACGGCCCCCCGAGACTCGCGAGGGCGGCGGCGTCCCACCCCTCTGCCTGGAACGTCGCGACGTGGCCGGCGGCCGCGGCCGCCTCGGACGGCGCGACCGCGTACGCGCCGTCGACCGCGGCCGCGAGCCCGTCGCTCGCGCTCGAGCGCACCGCGTCGACGTCCTCGTTTTCCGCGGCGGTGACGACGCCGTCGACCGCCTCCTCGAGCCGTCCGGCCGCATCGCCGTCCGCGCTTTCGAGCGTCTCGGAGACGTCCGATTCCTCGAATCGGCTCCCCGTCCCCGAGGCGACCGTCGCGGCGGCGTCGACGGCACCGGCCGAGGCGAGTACGGCGGCGTTGCGGAGCGTGTCGCCGAACAACTGGAGGTCCAGCGCTTGCGTCACCTCGTCGCCGACGAGCGATCGCTGGGCCGACCGGAGCTGATCGGTCGCGATCACAGCTTCCTCTCGAGCGCGCTCGAGGTCCCCGTCTTCGAGTCCGGCCGTCCGGAGTTCGCCGAGCGCCTCCTCGAACTCGGCGTAATTGTCCTCGCTCGTCTCCGCTAACGTTTCGTGGGCGTTGTTCGAACCCGACGCGTTCTCGAACCGTTCGAGGGTCGCCCGCGCGACGGTCGCACCGGCGTCGGCGTGGCCGCCGCGACCGAGCGCGAACGCGTCCCACACGCGGGCCCGGATCGCGTTCCATTCGGCCGCGACGCCGAGTTCGGCCGGCTTTGCCGTCCCGCTGTCCGTCGCTGACTGCTCTCCACCGAACGGACTGGCGCAGCCGGCGAGGCCGAGCGCGAGGACCGTTGCACCGCTCCCCTTCAACCAATCGCGTCGCGTTCGTTCCATGCTTTTAGGCTCGCCTAAAGATACAAGTGAGTGTCGGTTTTTTCGGCGAGCCTAAAACGCTGTCGTCGCTCCTGCGGCCGCCGTCGCGCGGATCGTACTGAAGACGTACTTTTAAGTAAACGTCCCACGTTTGATCTGTTAGCAATGGCCATAGACCCACAGTTCCACGAGAACCGCGAACAGGTCGACGAACACGAGGGGCACTCGGTCTGGGGGCCGGTCGACGAACCCGAAGAGCTCGGCATCCACGGCACGCACGTCGCCGTCGATTTCGACCTCTGCATCGCGGACGGAGCCTGCCTCGAGGACTGCCCGGTCGACGTCTTCGAGTGGGTCGACACGCCGGACCACCCCGAAAGCGAACGAAAGGCCGACCCCGCGAACGAAGCGCAGTGTATCGATTGTATGCTCTGTGTCGACGTCTGTCCGGTCGACGCCATCGACGTCGACGCCGGACGAACGGCCTGAGAAGGAGCGCGTTACTCGGCGCGATCGACGTCGACTTTCTCCTTGAGACTCTCGAGCCCGTCGGCTTCGGCGAGCTCCTGTAACCGCTCCCTAAAGTGTTCCTCGCAGAGGCCGACTTTGAGTCCGTCGGACTCCGCGGCGAAGGCAGCTTCGCGGTCACAATAGTGGCAGTTCATACTCGCTCGTTAGGACCACGGTGCATTGAACCCTCCGCTAGCGGCCATGCTTTGGGTTAATCAGTTGTCAGATCGAGACGCTCGTAGGCTCGGCGAGAGAGCCCGTCGACGCCGAGGCGCTCGTCGTGGGCGTCGCTCCCACCGGTGGCGAGGAGGCCGTGGCGTTCGATCGTCCGCTCGACGGGCTCGCGGTCGACCTCGCGGCCGTAGGGATACTGCAACTCGACGGCGTCGAGTTCGGCCGCCAGCGCGAGCGCGCTCGCGGGATCGCGGTACCGAAGCGGGTGCGCCAGCGAGACGAGCCGACACGACTCGGCCAGCGCCGCTCGTCCGCGTTCGAACGACGGGACGTCTCGAGGCACGTAACACGGACAGTCGGAGCCGATGAGGTGATCGAACGCGTCCTGATAGTCGGCCTCGGTCTCGGGATGGGCATCGATTGCACGCGCGATGTGTGGTCGCCCGAATCCGCTCTCGACCGTCACGTCGAGGTCGACGCCGAGCCGCGATTCCACGCAGTCGACGATCGCTCGCCCGCGCTCGATGCGGTTCGTCTGAACGGCCTCGAGGATCGCCTCGAGAGCCGCGCTCGGCTCGAGCCCGTAGCCGAGCAAGTCGATCCGCTGTCCCCCCGCGGTTTCGACGCGGAGCTCGATCCCGTGGACGAGGGTCACCCCGTCGCGCTCGACGATCGGCTCGTCGAACGGCTGCGCTCGATCGTGGTCCGTCACCGCGACGACGTCGACGTCGGCGCGGCGAGCGGCGTCGGGAACCGCCGCGAGCTCGAGGCTGCCGTCCGAGCGCGTCGTGTGGACGTGCAAGTCCGCGTAGGGCATACGCTACCCGAACGGGCCCGTTCGGAAAGGCGTTTCCTCGTCCCTGCGTCCGTTTTCCGGCCAGATATAGTCGTATATTAGGTATATTAGGAATGCAGTGCCACTAGGAAACATAGATGGACAATGTTTATAATTATCGTTCACGGAGGATAGGGCGTAATGCTGCTCAACGGCACCGGCGACGTCATCGACGACTACGAGTACCCCGCCACGACCGAGGAACTGATCGACGACCACGGGGACCGTACCCTCGAACTCCCCAACGGGTCCGAGACGGTCGGCGACGTACTCGCCCGCCTCGAGCCCGAAACCTTCGAAAATGCGGAGGATGCGCGCTTCGCCGTCTACTCCGCCGTCAGCGACAAGGCCATCGGCCGCGTCGGCTACAGCGACCGCGACCCGACCCCGGTCGGTAGTCCGTACTCGCCGGACGCCGTTTCCTTCTAAGAACGAAGTTTTTTACGCTCGGGTCGGCCGGAGGCCGACCGCTCGAGCAAAAAATTCGATTAAAAAAGGCCGAGCGCGCCGACGGCACGCTCGGTACAACGGCTTGCGCTTACCCCAAGTAGAGAAGCACCGTTAGCATCCGCGAGCGAACGCAGTGAGCGAGCGGGCCGACGACCGACCCGTAGGGGAGGGAGGAGTGCTTTTATACTAAATTTTGCCGAGGGCCGCCGAATGCGGCCCGCAGAGCAAAATTTAGTTCTTGATGACCGGAATGCCGACCGTCTCGAAGTCGGTCATCGCGTCGAGTTTGTCGTTGACGTCCTCGAGCCCGATCGTCTCGGAGACGACGGCCTCGGGCCGGAGTTTGTCGGTCGCGACCATGCGGAAGATCTCGTCGTAGCGGGTCGGCGGCATGCCGAGCGAGCCGATGAACTCGATCTCGCCCATGACCATCGCGTCGGTCGGCAGGTGAATCATGCCCTGTTCGTCCTGCGTCGTGAGCCCGACCTGGATGTGCTGGCCGCGCGTCCCGAGACTCATGACGGAGTTCTGGCTGGTCGTCTCGATTCCGAGGGCATCCATCGCGACGCCGGCCCCGCCGTCGGTGATCGCTTTCACCTCGCCGGGGACGTTCTCTATCTCCTCGGCGTTGACCGTCTCGACGGCCCCGAGTTCGCGGGCTTTCTCGAGTTTCTCGTCTTTCAGGTCGACCGCGACGACGTTGCCGCCCAGCGCGTCGGCGATGTGGACCGCCGAGAGGCCGACGCCCCCGCAGCCGTGGATCGCGACCCAGTCGCCCGCACCGATATCGGCGCGGTGAGCCAGCGCGTGAAACGACGTCATAAAGCGGCAGCCGAGCCCGGCCATGTCGACGGACGAGACGCCGTCTGGGAGGGCCACGAGGTTGTGGTCGGCGGACGGGACGTGGACCTGCTCGGCGAACGCGCCCTGTGCCTCCTCGATGAATCCCAGCGGCATCACGTTCTCGCAGGTGTTCGAGTGGCCGCGCTGGCACTGCGGACAGGTCCCGTCGCCCAGGTTGAACGGGACCGCGACGTGATCGCCTTCCGCGACGTTCTCGACGTCGGCACCGACGGCCGCGACGCGCCCGGCGGGTTCGTGACCGAGAATCTGCCCCGGCTGGGTCTCGAGGCCGAGCCACCCCCAGTCGCCCTGCCAGCCGTGCCAGTCGCTCCGGCAGACGCCGCAGGCTTCGACGTCCACGACTGCGCCGTCCGGCGCCGGCTCGGGTGCGTCGACGGCTTCGATCGACAGCGGTTCGCCGTGTTCCTCGAGGACAGCTGCGCGCATGTTCTGTGTCCCGTTGTCACTCCACAAATACCTGGGAGTCAGTTTCATCGGCTGAGAGTTCGGCTCCGTCGAGCCATCCCGATCGGAAATCCGTCCTCGCTCGACGTCGCCTCGTTTCGGAGTTGAGTTTCGATCGAGGGTCTCGTCCGTTCTTCGAGTTTCACGATTCCCGACCCTCTGCTCGCATACGGCTGTGTCGGCTGTTAGCAGGACGTATTCGTAGCCTGTCGATACTCTCCGGAGGCGACGGTCACCGCTCAGTTGTCGTTCCTGGGATCGGCCCCGGAACGAAATTGATGCTAGCGAAACGATCGTTAGCTGCCCGTCGCAGTGCACCGATCGGAGGTCCGTCCGCCGCTTCCGTCTCGCCTGGCCATACGAGTCACCGAATCAGCGACTGCCGAACCGAGTTGACAACGGAACTCCACTTCGCCTGACTGTTCGTTCGCGGGGCGCAGGTGGACAGCGGTATCAGTTTGCTCTCTGCGTGCCGGGAGTTCTCTCTTGAATGAGGCACAATTATTTCGCGACGGACGTCGCCGGCTGTTTTGTTGCAGACCAGTGTTTTATCGGTCCTATTACTATAGGGGCTGTTTTCGGACAGTAAGGTATGGAAGAAAGGCGGCAGGAAGGCGATGGGAATCGGCCGGTCGTGACTGTGGTAGACCGCCGGCGGTTCCTCCACGGGACGACGGGGATCGGTATGCTGGCAGCGACGGGTATTGGAAGCGTTGCGTCGATTGCGTCACGGAACACCTCGAGTGCTGGACCACGATGGCAGCGAGAATCGCCGTCGCCCGGACCACATCATATCACGGTGGGAGACGAGTGCGTCTTCGCCTCTCGTTCGAAAGGGGAGGGGACGGATGGCGAATCCGTGATCGCTGTGGATATCGACACTGGAGACGAAGCGTGGCGGGTCGACCTCGGGGGTCGGCCTCTCGGGAGTTTGACCCTCGCGAACGATACGTTGTTCGTGAAAACCGAATTCGGCCCCGGGGAACGGGGCGTCTTGCGAGCGCTGGATGCGACGACAGGTGACGAACTCTGGCGTGTTGGCCCCGATACTATCGGTGTCGAAATTGCCCGAATCGGGGTGGTGGGCGGCGTTGTCTGTGTGGAAACTCCCCTCTACAAAACGGCTATGATGCTCGCACTCGATGCGGACACGGGCGAGGAACGATGGCGCATCGAATCCGAGGCCCACTACTCGTTCCACGATTTCTCCTACCACTACCACACGACGTTGCCGAGTGCTGGTGGGAATGTCTTCGTCCGAGAAACCGGTGGTGGCGTCGATGGTTCCCTGCTCGCCCTGGATCTGACCACGGGCGAGAAAGTATGGACGTTCACTCCAGAAACGGGGTATGTACATCTCGTCCATAACGGCACCGTCTATCATGGGAGCGGCGGGACCATGCACGCACTGGACGCGACGACGGGTGAGGAAGAATGGACGTTCGAGACTGGGGACGCGGAGGCGACTCCGTTGACTGCTGCTGAGGGGACCCTCTTCGTAGAGGGGATGTTTTATGAGCAGACGCCGACGGATGGCATGGTAGATCGTGGCAGGATATATGCGGTCGATCCTCAAACCGGTGAGGAACAGTGGCAGTACGCCGAGATACTTCCGTCTCTGGTCACGGTCTCTGACGGCACGGTCCTCGCGATGGAAAACGACAGCGTGTACGGTATCGACGCGTCCACGGGGGAGGAAGAATGGAGCACCACAGGTGAGAACGGCTTTGACTACGTAACGAAATACCCGGGAGTACTAAATTACAACACCATCGCGCCGTTGGTAGACGACACGCTCTTCTTGATGAGTGTTCACCGGTCGGAATCCGGGTTTACTGTAGACGCGCTGGACAGGGGGAGCGGGAAGACGGAGCGATTCTTTACGACGGACAGCCCCTTTACTGAACTGAAAGCCCGGGACGGGACACTTCTCGTCGGAACCGAATCCCACCTGTACGCGCTGGACGTCGACGGTGGCTCGAACGAGGACGGAGGCGATTCCGGCTCCGGCGGTTCGGGAGACGAATC from Natrinema salaciae includes the following:
- a CDS encoding 4Fe-4S dicluster domain-containing protein; translation: MAIDPQFHENREQVDEHEGHSVWGPVDEPEELGIHGTHVAVDFDLCIADGACLEDCPVDVFEWVDTPDHPESERKADPANEAQCIDCMLCVDVCPVDAIDVDAGRTA
- a CDS encoding DUF6757 family protein, producing the protein MNCHYCDREAAFAAESDGLKVGLCEEHFRERLQELAEADGLESLKEKVDVDRAE
- a CDS encoding PHP domain-containing protein, which produces MPYADLHVHTTRSDGSLELAAVPDAARRADVDVVAVTDHDRAQPFDEPIVERDGVTLVHGIELRVETAGGQRIDLLGYGLEPSAALEAILEAVQTNRIERGRAIVDCVESRLGVDLDVTVESGFGRPHIARAIDAHPETEADYQDAFDHLIGSDCPCYVPRDVPSFERGRAALAESCRLVSLAHPLRYRDPASALALAAELDAVELQYPYGREVDREPVERTIERHGLLATGGSDAHDERLGVDGLSRRAYERLDLTTD
- a CDS encoding DUF5789 family protein; protein product: MLLNGTGDVIDDYEYPATTEELIDDHGDRTLELPNGSETVGDVLARLEPETFENAEDARFAVYSAVSDKAIGRVGYSDRDPTPVGSPYSPDAVSF
- a CDS encoding zinc-dependent alcohol dehydrogenase family protein; translation: MRAAVLEEHGEPLSIEAVDAPEPAPDGAVVDVEACGVCRSDWHGWQGDWGWLGLETQPGQILGHEPAGRVAAVGADVENVAEGDHVAVPFNLGDGTCPQCQRGHSNTCENVMPLGFIEEAQGAFAEQVHVPSADHNLVALPDGVSSVDMAGLGCRFMTSFHALAHRADIGAGDWVAIHGCGGVGLSAVHIADALGGNVVAVDLKDEKLEKARELGAVETVNAEEIENVPGEVKAITDGGAGVAMDALGIETTSQNSVMSLGTRGQHIQVGLTTQDEQGMIHLPTDAMVMGEIEFIGSLGMPPTRYDEIFRMVATDKLRPEAVVSETIGLEDVNDKLDAMTDFETVGIPVIKN
- a CDS encoding outer membrane protein assembly factor BamB family protein, whose product is MLAATGIGSVASIASRNTSSAGPRWQRESPSPGPHHITVGDECVFASRSKGEGTDGESVIAVDIDTGDEAWRVDLGGRPLGSLTLANDTLFVKTEFGPGERGVLRALDATTGDELWRVGPDTIGVEIARIGVVGGVVCVETPLYKTAMMLALDADTGEERWRIESEAHYSFHDFSYHYHTTLPSAGGNVFVRETGGGVDGSLLALDLTTGEKVWTFTPETGYVHLVHNGTVYHGSGGTMHALDATTGEEEWTFETGDAEATPLTAAEGTLFVEGMFYEQTPTDGMVDRGRIYAVDPQTGEEQWQYAEILPSLVTVSDGTVLAMENDSVYGIDASTGEEEWSTTGENGFDYVTKYPGVLNYNTIAPLVDDTLFLMSVHRSESGFTVDALDRGSGKTERFFTTDSPFTELKARDGTLLVGTESHLYALDVDGGSNEDGGDSGSGGSGDESSDDGSDDESGGSGDESSDDGSDDESGGSGDDSKGGDTGGESGGSRSGSGGSAGDAPDTGSDDDATGGSDTDPEDNSSGAADDGSTDPSSDAGNGPDDPAANGDETPGMGIPAAVTSLGGVGYVLRRRLERLGSDDS